One Parasteatoda tepidariorum isolate YZ-2023 chromosome 1, CAS_Ptep_4.0, whole genome shotgun sequence genomic window, taaaaaaataaagaaaagcttCAGTGCTGTACGTTAGCACAAaacaaagtgaattttttaagcatgtaatttttttttcttgtttcatcacgaacatttatcaaaaaaacaaaaaatatgtactttcCTGTATTCTTCATATATTCTGGATCATTTTCAGctttatattataaacttatgACAAATTCATATTTGTTATGAACTCATAacttcattcattcattaaCCTTCAGTCAAGTTTTGTTCATTaacaaagtaaagaaataaaaataaaaaataagtactcaTGAGATTTGGcaacattacataaaataaacatacaaaacttagaagaaagtttaaaatggcTTAAtcagtttatgtaaaaaaaagaaatatcacattatttaatccaaggtaagaaaaaaaaattgtgtctaCACCTAAACTAACACATAtcacaataaatcaaaatattataattacaaagaaaattaatattaattaccaTCATGATCAACTTCCTTTATTTTAACTCACaaacttttgtaataaatttcagaatgcaattattataaatttcagtaataaaacAGCTACTAACTAaactaactcagtggcgcgacagcccattaggagggccaaggccgactgtgcccatctcagttttcttgaccttgggctctggggtgcaggagcatatgttccggtcaggtggtcagccgaacgcggaacccccagtgttagttcccaagcatgcttggtactcattttatcgacccactgaagggatgaaaggctgagtcggccttgcccggcccaaggatcgaaccaaggacctgtggcacgacagcgcaaagcgctaccgctcagccaccgggcgtcaaaaCAGCTACTGTGAAACTTAATAATGTAAAGCCTCTGACCAGTGAAATTAACTGTATCAAATAACTTGTTCAATTACTTCAATTGGTGAAACAATTCATgatcataatttgtttttgaatttatcataatcataatttgtttttgaattataaaattttatttaatagttcaaaaactaagaatatagcatgctgaataaagaattaacattttcaaaataatttgtaacaaaGAAGTAATAGCACACCACTActcagtttataaaaataatataaaaataagtacaaagaaaattaaaggaatGTTTAGAATATGGTCGGTGGAATGGTCTACTTTTatgatgataattataaatataattaaagtataaatataattaaagtagttctaCATTTATTAGTCACAAAAAgtgtatttaagtatttattttcaaagttgaaCCCTGACGCACCTCTCAGGCTATCAGGGGATGAGGGGGATCATGTTTGGTATCATAAGAAAggtttctcaaaatattaaacacttctaattctatttttatggtCTGACATGTATTTCAACAAACATCTTCATTTTAAACCCAGTTTTCATTCTGAAATCACAAACAATCAATGAATCGAAATTTAAGATCTGTAGAAAAAATTTAGGTacttttttgtgataaattggGGCTcttaactgaaattttgaagttagCTCGATTGAGGTTGGTATCGAGTTTCATATAGCTAGATACGtcttttcaatgagtttttagttttttatatgcatatttttttagacactagaacttttatttacttttgaaacatCCTGTATTAATAAACAGAAGactaatattaattagaaattttgttttgtataaactgaatttttttttaaaaaatatgaatgcataaaataagattgaaaaaaatactaaaaataaaaaatatttttttctgccagcataattttgtaaacaatgaaaaaaaatcaaagatcaCATTATActccaaacaaaaatatttaaatagactTCGTATATTCACGattttctgagaaaaagaaGTAGGTCATTATTTTCTGACATATTGTTGTTATTCTTGACAAAGAAAGAATATTATTGTAACATTTCATAAACATATTAGATAAAAGTAAACAGAAACTGTTAAAACTTCAGTATAGATACACCAGCAAGTTGTTTAGTATctcattagaaaaaattttatttaaaagaaaatttaaaatatttgaatttttgtaatgattatattatgcataatatattaatttttcatcatttcaatGATATTCaattagtaacatttttaataaaactcttAAGTTTTTAATACCGAATCTGTGCACTCCCAAAATAACTAAATGGGAATTTTCATgcacaaacaattaaaaatttaatgattttattcaataggaaactatataattttcaaacattaatttataacattttcttgCAACACATGATATGCAAATATGgtatatttcttattcattatattttcctATCACAGAATTCACaatttgttgtatttataaAGATGCAAagtcaataataaaattgctttaaaaatataccaaaaaatttgattcttctTAAAAATCTCAGATCTCAGggtataacaattttatttgaaccAGGTATCCACAAAACCTTGTGGGTCGGGTAGATACTAGATTCATAAAGTTTTATATGgccttaatttgaaaattttcgaacgatattttaataaaagaaaaagaaagtagcTAAGATCAACTACAAATATgaagttttattactttcattaaaTTGAGGATTTTTAGTTCACTAAAAAGTGTTATAgtctcaaaatttttcaacttccatgttattttggttaaaaaaaaaaattttaaaaattctaaaatcttgttttttcaataataatatataaagaaaatatcaacaaagaaaagtaataataaaaagaaaatgattaaattttgattctcatgtaaaagtttaagcaaagacatacaattttatatttaatgcattaagTGAAACAAtgctaatatttataaattgtaaaaaaaagaaattttataacattaaattataatatatttgttttgttattaaaatttaatgtaagcccgaaaaaaaatgaaactaattataacattgtattaaaggaataaaacagaagagaacaaataataaaacaagaataaaacaaatcaattatacaatgaatatctataaaaatggattaaaaaaatgaaaacttaaaaaatatttgtactacAGATTAAAAGTACATAcgtattatattctttaaaagtaatcattaaaatgggaatttataataaattttaaagatcattactcattataaaaattcttcactttaattttttttaaactaaaataaattttcctcaatttttttgacattcattcaaatagtaaaaaaggtaggaatatacagtaataaatttatcataattgacaaaattaaattatcaaacatatcattaattttcagctatttcaatacataaaattgaagaagcatttttttttttttttaaataataaattgtataaaatttaacaatacaaAATACATGTGATACAAGTTACTTACTTTATAGGTAATTGATAAAAGCAATATATATGGTATGAGCAATATTATGAATTGTTAATTcagttttatgaagaaaaaatttttattcagttttaaaatttaaaccaagttctttaaaaacagttatcaatactttaatttataaataatattatagcaTCTACATCACTTCATTTTGTATCTTAAAAAGAgatacaaaatttctttaaaaatatttgtaaaaaatttttattttagtttttttaatcaaaagaaaaatatgagaaatttattttaaaacatgtttaaaataatcagcTCAAAAAAGACATGTGGCAGTAAAAGAATACATGTTAAATTGACTTAgtctaaattatttgttaaaagctaaattttttaattgctattgtGATTAAATACATTTGCTTTTTGCTcaagatttcattttataaagcaTCCTTTTAGTTTTCTAAGCTAAAATGCTTCTCATCatgttattaacaataaaaaataagaaaaacagtgCATAGAAGAAAAATTCCATGCAATCAAGCAAAGAAACGTGTCTCAAAAGATGTAAATACTTcagctaaatattaaaaaacacttgCAATGTATTTAGTCAAActctaaaaatacttattaaaaaatttgacaaaaaacatttacattaatCACAATTTGCAACAATGTCAACAGCTTCTAGAAGTACTTTTACGaggaaactttttaataaagcattcaACTGAATTATGGTGGTTTAAACAATTGCTATgattttaagaaagtaataCCCACAttatctataattaattttgaatatcagTTTTACATTGAGTGCACATATTCTAAACAGCATTATGCactaaaaaatcacaattaataaaagattattaaatgtAGATTTTgctcatttcttaaaatgatcaCAAGTTTAGAagcatttcaatttttgcaaCATTTCATGTTGATTCTTCCTCATCCTCAGCTAATTTTGATGTTGCCGAATCCTGCTGTTCTTCACCTTGTTTACCCTCATCACTGGTTTCAGCCATATCCACATCACTCGCTTTttcttttatcacttttttcttttttatagacTCAGTATAGCTTGCAATGGAAAACTTTGTGGGACAggcatcattttttaaagttctccTGTTATGAACTCCCTTGATAACAAAACAATCTTCAGTAAAATGTTCAGAGCAAAGCACACTATATTTAGATGGCTCCCAGTTACCTCGCTTGATTTGGTATAACCATAACTTTAAGAGATGTTGATTATTCAAGGgaaaccttaaaaataaaataagaataaacctctattacaatttacaaaatgCTAGAACATATATAATGCTTGCAATCTTCAGGGGAAGAATataatttgagaattattatatacttaCCTTCATTTATCATTGCATTCAATAACAAATGCTCTTAAagcaaagtataaaaaaaaaaaataaacaaattaaatcaaattaatttgatttcattcagtttttttaagatactttttttttttcaaatttcttttaagatatttattaagatatttgttttataattatctaaatCTTGTAaacattatgattaaaatattaataaaaataaatcacaacaAAACCTTTGAAACTATATTACTGcattaaaaattggtttatagtaataaataatacagtaaaaagcacagttcaaaattttggaaatgaaatagaaaactgATTAACTACTGAAAAACAGGCTaaaatgcagaaattataaaaaaattaattttgaaaaattaatcagacAATAAGAAAGGGCAatctgaattttctttaaaattgattgaaaatattcaCTTTAAGATTTGGTAATagacttttaatattaaaattttgtttcgaagatttcattttaaagccaGAAACTGGTAGGGTTTCCATTACTATAACTGcacaataactaatttttatagatgtatcagtatatatatttataaatatgccttaaatttttattttgttcttcatttgcattttgtaaagtctaaaagaattataataaatttgaaatattatttaaaaatggaggAATTTACTTCATGCAATTTcgccaattaaaatttattaacaaattagaaatttacaatagatttcaaaactataaaatcaatagaaaatttaaacaatctctataaaaatagtttaaaaatttttatattgatgatttctattttaaaaaaaattttcgatttcaaCCAATTcgattttcagttatttattttttaaatctgttggTTTATTGGAATTCACAAACCcttgtatgaaataaaagaattacagTGAAAGAACTAGTAAATTCTTCcccctgctttttttttctttcaaaaaataataatgtatacaAAGTTGATAAccaaataaaagaacattttctttagctaacaaacaattttttatgaaaaactaattttacttcAGCTGGCTTCAgttgtaaattatattattcaattatcCAAGGGTGATtctgagcccaactcaaaaatcctgaaaatttctcgacgaaaatctttaataacgcatttcaagaaatttatatctttataaatttaaatcattggtATTTCctaaacatgaaattctaaagaaattatatgcagtataatttaaatgaataattatttataagtctacttttatctctaatcacatttattatcctaccagaaaaaatatttacgaatgAAAGAGATGAGATGCCAAGTATatattctagttctaatatttcagaacaaaatataCAAGAACTTCTAGACATAAATGTGATTgataatttcttgaaacttctggatctTGGATTTCTGCAAACTTCTGGATCGCGGTTTGTGAAAAACCTGGATTATACTTATTCTAAACAATGCACGGGTTTACGGAAATTTATCCTTTATTAAgagaaagaggaaaaataaaataagagcaTTCTTGTTACACCAAAGAATTACTCTAGACTAACATCCATTAATCAAaacaaagttaattaaaattatgaaataatcacatttcacatttttttttattaattcgacAATGGCTTGGAAAATGTataatgatttcaaaactgGCCAGATAATTTTTAGCATTGCCAGATTCCCACATTTGcagtcaacaaaaataaatacattataaaagaaaaaaattctatatctttgaaaaatttatttcatcattttattctttaattcggaaaataaaaaaaaatttgcacttatcAGAGTAGGGCCACTTTGATAGAGATACATCAATGTGTAGAAACCATATCAGAAAAAAGCACCGCAAATACCACCTCAATGGGAGCAAGCGTAgaacttacaaaaatttagttaatagtCCGATTACCAGAAACGAAAAGATAATACTAGCGCATACACATTTTTACTGGTTCGTTTACATGTccttttccccctttttttggttaaaaagttaataaagcgtaattaaatgtaatagaatacaatgaatgaaatatgctattttgtgAAGAGAAAATAGACTAAAAGTTTGACTCAAAGatgttggtaaaaaaaaaatcaaaacatataatCCCTTTGCATTCCCCAGGATGACCACTAATAAGTACATTTCAGTAGTCTGAGCCAAATTTTAGCGGTTTtcgttatatttcatttattcaatgcTTATTAAGAGCCCTGTTGACAATCGCTATTGTCTTTCGATCAGTCAAGTTTTTTCAGCATGAAAAGAACactcacataaaaaaaataaattttttttgaacaatattttaatccaAGAGCATTGAGTCAGCCTTTTGTACAGGCTGCTTCCatcttattaaataacaaataattttcttacaactcttcttggataaaaaaattaccaacttGATTGCCTGATCACATGGAAAAAAGGTGAGGTTTCAAAAGGGGTaagttctctttaaaaaaaatttccaggttaaaaatttatttggcgCATTAGCGACTGTAGTTGGCGCAACaaatcacgatacggaaatatccccctAGTGAAGTAAAgggacataaatatttttttaattactacatTACGAAAGCTAACATTTATGCATAATTCCAGACATAGgcaatgaatattaattaaaaagtggcTGAAATTGTCTAAGATATTGATATGGAATATACTTGAATTAGCACACGAATTTTCATCCCAGACAATCAAATTGGTATTACATTTGCTCCTATACCATCTTAGCACAAATAAGGATCTGTTTAAATTcagacaaattaaatatttcatttgttgctttttttcttaCCTGTGGAATGTTATATTAGTTCCTTTAGTATTCTTATTTTTGCATCCCACAGCACTGCAAGAGTTGACCATAGCTCCTTTAAGAAACAATAATCCGATTCCTAATATAAGAATactgtaatattatgtaaataaagagaATATGAAACTTGTCTGGCGGTAAAAATGTCAAACAGCCGACGCCATTCCAGAACACCTGCTGCCAGATTTAAAGAGAGCCAAAaagatttcagttttttaaggTTTAGTTAACTAAACGACCGTTTGCACTGTGTATAAAAATGCAAGGAAGCTatcccctctacagaggatcaaaattgtgatagcatgttttcggatcatcctcagggatttTTCCAACTCGTCGTCAATAGCCTATTGCGTAGCTCTAGagagacgtaaataaagtacataaCTAACTTATATaaccagaaaaatattttgaaatggcaaaagtaaaaacacaatttaacaTTAATGCCAATCCGGCAATCAGtgatatggaaaatattttacagaacaTTTCATGAATAGAATCgagtttatacaaaaaaatttggtttaaaaaaagtccCGGAGAAAAATTAGTCAGGGCTTGGCATTATATCACATGTTTTTGCTATAATCAAGTTATCATAATTCTGAGCACCTTCCGAGTATTTTTCTTACAGTAAGAAAATTCAgcttaaaaaattcagttacaGTAAGAAAATTCagcttaaataacaattaagatCTGTTAATCTGTTGATTGATTACCAGTCTAGAATTTACgcaatttcgttttttttagttgttgtaaaaaacgataaaaattgcGTATTTCTTTTAGTACATATTTCAAATCTATATGTGTccctcagtggactgatcgttaaaacacggttcccagcagatcaccgaagtcaagcatcactggcttcggtcagtgtgctggtgggtgtccacttggatcagtctgcgtagggaccgagggtgtgcggcattggtcctcgttaaactgttctaccgtaaagtgctcgacttcgcgtgcaggtcgtcgggctaccgaagcagtggtgccatcccctctgcagaggatcaaaattgtgatggcatgtcttcggatcatcctcagggatgtttcccagaccgtcgccaatagcctattgtgcagctctagtgcgacgtaagtgattgttgttaatttacgttgcactagagctgcacaatgggctattggagacggtctgggaaacatcccggaggatgatccgaagacatgccatcacaattttgatccatCTATGATacaattttgatcattttatgaacaatctaatagttttcaaatgacaACTGCCAGCAAGgaaactttcaaaaactatatttaattgtgCTAACCTAAAATTgcatactaaatataaataattattgaaaacgtGCAAGTtgaatgaaatttgcttttgcccttatttttattaaacagatttCACGTGATGCGaccaataattaagaaatttattctcCTTGATTTTACGTGCTTGTGCTCACCTGACATATAGAAAGTTGGgcgaattgtaattaaatatatatgtaatttacttttctaaatgaatagagctataagatagaaaatatcactgttactatcttcaagatatttgaaaactgaatCGTTTATagcaaaatgtaaaacaatggctaacttttaatcaatcagaaaattccatttcgattTTCGCTGATACCGCTGGAATCGTTTGTCGcagaatgttctaatgtcgaCAGTGACCTTCCTCGTGCTTTGAACTATCTGTATGCCAAGTTTCATAGCTTTCTGTCGGATGGTTCATGAGTCTATAAAGGACAGACAAACAGACACAccttcatttatatatatatagatattattttttaagaaaagaaacttttatcaCGTGAGATATTGAGagttgaaaatcaaatttgatgCATGTTAAAAGACTTTTGCACCTTcctttaatacttaaaattttaaaatatcgcaatgattcttacaattcaaactaACATTGCATCTCAATTATTCAACTCAAACAACACTGTTAACTGATGCAAAAACGTTAACTAAATTAcagatatatataaaatcaaatcctTTCTTTATTAAAGTCATACTTCTATTAAATCAGAGTTAAAAGTGAGAAAGATGCATTATCCCTAAAAAAAATAGCCACatttaaatatcaagaaaatGGTCATAGTCCAATAGATATTGTGTTAAGAATCgctttgcataaaaaaaaaaaaagaaaaacggtTCAGCTTGGGTGCGTATTGTGGGAGAAAAGCATAGCATTATGCCGGCTCTatggagaaaaaagaaaagtcagACCACCATAGTGGCCTATAGTTCATGACGTCACAGCAACTGCGAGAATCAGT contains:
- the LOC107455113 gene encoding THAP domain-containing protein 1 → MVNSCSAVGCKNKNTKGTNITFHRFPLNNQHLLKLWLYQIKRGNWEPSKYSVLCSEHFTEDCFVIKGVHNRRTLKNDACPTKFSIASYTESIKKKKVIKEKASDVDMAETSDEGKQGEEQQDSATSKLAEDEEEST